One stretch of Schlesneria sp. DSM 10557 DNA includes these proteins:
- the hpnC gene encoding squalene synthase HpnC, which yields MFLEELRRYGPESSARQIDRAEAEAYCKHLATSHYENFPLVSWLLPRELHQHFYNVYAYCRWADDLGDEVGDPASSLELLAWWRQELQACYAGQLRHPVFVALKPTIDQFSIPAEPFLDLISAFEQDQTVLEYQTFEQLRDYCRRSADPVGRLVLYLCQQHNPQNVVWSDSICTGLQLANFWQDVARDYKIGRIYLPREDYERFGYQREDFDHGRINPPFLELMRFQVDRARQFLNSGLPLIEQLPGRIQVDIDLFARGGLCILDRIESIGYRVWETRPKVTKFDALKLLAGALWRKAFRSR from the coding sequence TTGTTTCTCGAAGAACTCCGTCGGTACGGCCCCGAGTCATCGGCCAGACAGATTGATCGCGCTGAGGCCGAGGCTTACTGCAAACACCTCGCGACCTCGCATTACGAAAACTTTCCCCTTGTCTCGTGGCTGCTTCCCAGAGAACTGCATCAGCACTTCTACAATGTCTATGCCTACTGCCGCTGGGCCGACGATCTGGGTGACGAAGTTGGCGATCCGGCCAGCTCACTGGAACTGCTCGCCTGGTGGCGGCAGGAACTGCAGGCATGTTATGCCGGGCAACTGCGACACCCAGTTTTTGTCGCCCTCAAGCCCACCATCGATCAATTTTCGATTCCTGCCGAACCGTTCCTCGACCTGATTTCGGCCTTCGAACAGGACCAGACGGTTCTCGAATATCAGACCTTTGAACAACTGCGGGACTATTGCCGCCGCAGTGCAGACCCGGTTGGACGGCTGGTCCTGTACTTGTGTCAGCAGCACAATCCTCAAAACGTCGTCTGGTCGGATTCCATCTGTACCGGACTGCAACTGGCCAATTTCTGGCAGGATGTCGCTCGCGACTACAAGATCGGCCGAATCTATCTTCCCAGGGAAGACTACGAGCGATTCGGATACCAGCGTGAGGATTTCGACCACGGACGCATCAATCCTCCATTCCTGGAACTGATGAGATTTCAGGTTGATCGAGCCCGGCAGTTTCTCAACTCGGGATTACCGCTGATCGAGCAACTTCCGGGGCGGATTCAGGTGGATATTGATCTCTTCGCACGGGGAGGCCTCTGCATTCTCGATCGAATTGAATCGATTGGCTACCGGGTCTGGGAGACCCGTCCGAAAGTCACGAAGTTCGATGCCCTCAAGCTGCTGGCCGGGGCACTCTGGCGGAAAGCGTTTCGGTCACGATGA
- a CDS encoding phytoene/squalene synthase family protein, which translates to MLSLAESYEYCRDLTQRTAHNFRFSFMTLPAERRQAMNALYAFNRITDDLGDDDSIDLELRRIRLAVWRETIRHSLTQGNAKAGNPAGVKCHEAFQEQLLSVSGKPALEEGIGTAEMGTFSEHPALPAITDMVTRYRIPQEYLLAVIDGVEMDLYPFEIATFADLQRYCFHVAGAVGLGCIHVWGFKDEQAISLASDCGMALQLTNILRDVGEDSDLGRIYLPREDLDRFGYTPDDLRNRVMNDRFLKLMQFQADRARQYYAAAERLFAFLEPPGKPILRAMVDIYEGLLRQIERNRFDVYSRRASLPKWKKLWYATRAMIFAR; encoded by the coding sequence ATGCTGTCTCTTGCCGAATCGTATGAGTATTGCCGGGATCTGACGCAGCGGACCGCCCACAATTTTCGCTTTTCGTTTATGACGCTTCCCGCCGAACGCAGGCAGGCGATGAATGCACTCTATGCCTTCAATCGAATCACAGACGATCTGGGCGACGACGATTCGATTGATCTGGAACTACGCCGGATTCGACTGGCTGTCTGGCGTGAAACCATTCGTCACTCGTTGACTCAAGGCAACGCCAAAGCGGGGAATCCGGCGGGGGTAAAGTGTCACGAAGCGTTTCAGGAGCAACTCCTTTCCGTCAGCGGCAAACCGGCCCTCGAAGAAGGAATCGGAACGGCGGAAATGGGGACGTTTTCCGAACATCCGGCGCTCCCGGCGATCACCGACATGGTGACGCGTTACCGAATTCCGCAGGAGTATCTGCTGGCCGTCATCGACGGCGTCGAGATGGACCTCTATCCCTTTGAGATCGCAACATTTGCGGATCTCCAGCGATACTGCTTCCATGTCGCGGGGGCCGTCGGACTGGGTTGTATTCACGTCTGGGGTTTCAAGGACGAGCAGGCCATTTCGCTGGCTAGTGATTGCGGCATGGCCCTGCAACTGACGAATATTCTGAGAGACGTGGGTGAAGACTCTGATCTGGGGCGGATCTATCTTCCCCGGGAAGATCTGGACCGGTTTGGCTACACCCCCGACGATCTCCGCAACCGCGTGATGAACGACCGATTCCTCAAGTTGATGCAGTTTCAGGCCGACCGAGCCCGACAGTACTACGCTGCTGCCGAACGTCTGTTCGCTTTCCTCGAACCTCCGGGCAAACCGATCCTGCGAGCGATGGTCGATATTTACGAGGGACTGCTGCGGCAGATCGAACGAAACCGGTTTGACGTCTACTCACGCCGTGCCTCGCTGCCGAAATGGAAAAAACTCTGGTACGCGACCCGGGCCATGATCTTCGCTCGGTAG
- the fliN gene encoding flagellar motor switch protein FliN, translated as MPIPDPASFAGFNSNWPDGELPPDQLLNSVERSLSEVILGSMPEPVESPPPSVAATHAAQVIQSKSVPPLSVHTPVIAADTGGLTLDDLGDVELDIAIELGRSELLIDEVMKLREGSVVTLDKLAGDAVDIIANGKLIARGELLVIDGMFGVRLSEVL; from the coding sequence ATGCCAATTCCCGATCCCGCATCCTTTGCCGGGTTCAACTCGAACTGGCCCGACGGCGAACTTCCGCCCGACCAGCTACTGAATTCGGTCGAGCGAAGTTTGAGTGAAGTCATCCTCGGTTCCATGCCCGAACCTGTCGAGAGCCCCCCTCCGTCGGTGGCTGCTACGCACGCTGCTCAGGTGATTCAGTCGAAGTCTGTGCCACCCCTGTCTGTTCACACTCCTGTTATTGCTGCCGACACCGGTGGTCTGACACTGGATGATCTTGGAGACGTGGAGCTCGACATTGCGATCGAGCTTGGTCGTTCGGAATTGCTGATTGATGAGGTGATGAAACTGCGGGAGGGGAGCGTCGTGACGCTTGATAAACTCGCCGGAGACGCCGTCGACATCATCGCGAATGGGAAGTTGATCGCACGGGGAGAACTGCTGGTGATCGACGGAATGTTTGGCGTTCGACTCAGCGAAGTTCTCTGA
- a CDS encoding ComEA family DNA-binding protein: MASRRARQVADRSTPIRPGVESLRAPSALPQGHSVSSEPSPTKSGPVGAEAGDHRTPSDQAPITLWLRRADQFFLGFLVIALLGLLVIFRWRLSSGGQAEIEIINQQPREFFYSIDINQASWVEWAQLDGIGEKLARRIVGDRTQNGPFKSIDDVARVRGLGIKLIDKLRPFLKHDTASEEVRELR; encoded by the coding sequence ATGGCGAGCCGCCGGGCGAGGCAAGTAGCAGACCGCTCCACCCCGATACGACCGGGAGTGGAATCGCTTCGTGCACCGTCAGCTCTGCCCCAGGGACACTCCGTCAGCTCGGAGCCGTCGCCGACGAAGTCGGGCCCGGTTGGTGCTGAGGCGGGTGATCACAGAACTCCATCCGACCAGGCACCGATCACACTCTGGTTGCGGCGAGCCGACCAGTTCTTCCTGGGATTTCTGGTGATCGCGCTGCTCGGTCTGCTCGTCATCTTCCGCTGGCGACTTTCGTCAGGTGGTCAGGCCGAGATCGAGATTATCAATCAGCAACCGCGCGAGTTTTTCTACTCAATTGATATCAATCAGGCTTCGTGGGTCGAATGGGCACAACTCGATGGTATCGGTGAGAAGCTGGCGCGCCGGATCGTTGGGGACCGCACGCAGAACGGTCCGTTCAAATCCATTGACGACGTTGCCCGCGTGCGAGGACTGGGGATCAAGTTGATCGATAAACTGAGACCATTCCTGAAACACGATACCGCGAGCGAGGAGGTCAGAGAACTTCGCTGA
- a CDS encoding prenyltransferase/squalene oxidase repeat-containing protein, with amino-acid sequence MGTLMLNRASIAVILLLTFLGRIDTVLAQTKDPKAKLAAQRGIDWLVSEQHRSGYWEANQGQYRVAMTALAGNAMLCEGSTTTRGRLAKPISRAVDYLIDTAQPNGLIGYKHDYHYTYGHGFSMLFLSQVYGEEENAQRREKLKEVLTKAVQFCGEAQTPDGGWGYVSAKDGNNFDEGSTCVTQVQGLRACRNAGIPVPREVIDKAVEYIRKCMAPDGGIQYSLRNAGGSRPPITAAAIACLFNSGDYENETAKKLLNYCQKNIEGTNNQAQMFGHWHYTHYYYSQVQYRLGDDKWSKYFSTISKQIMAQQSANGSWKEGHVGPVYVTAINSTILLLDNGYLPIYQR; translated from the coding sequence ATGGGAACGTTGATGTTGAACCGTGCCTCGATCGCCGTGATATTGTTGCTGACCTTTCTGGGCCGCATCGACACCGTCTTGGCGCAAACCAAGGATCCCAAAGCGAAGCTCGCCGCGCAACGTGGAATCGACTGGCTGGTCAGTGAGCAGCACCGCAGCGGATACTGGGAAGCCAACCAGGGGCAGTACCGCGTCGCAATGACCGCTCTGGCGGGCAACGCGATGCTCTGCGAAGGTTCCACGACGACTCGAGGACGTCTTGCCAAGCCCATCTCACGGGCTGTTGATTATCTGATCGATACGGCTCAACCGAACGGATTGATCGGCTACAAGCATGACTATCACTACACCTATGGGCACGGGTTCTCGATGCTGTTCCTCTCGCAGGTCTACGGCGAGGAAGAGAATGCACAGCGACGTGAGAAACTGAAAGAAGTCCTGACAAAGGCGGTTCAGTTCTGTGGTGAAGCGCAGACACCCGATGGCGGCTGGGGCTATGTCTCGGCCAAGGATGGAAACAATTTCGACGAAGGTTCGACATGCGTGACCCAAGTGCAGGGACTGCGGGCTTGCCGCAATGCGGGAATTCCCGTTCCTCGCGAAGTAATCGATAAGGCGGTCGAGTACATCCGCAAGTGCATGGCACCGGACGGCGGCATTCAGTACAGCCTGCGTAACGCGGGTGGATCCCGCCCCCCGATCACCGCGGCAGCCATCGCCTGTCTGTTTAATTCGGGCGACTACGAAAACGAAACCGCCAAGAAGCTGTTGAACTACTGCCAGAAGAATATCGAAGGGACGAACAACCAGGCCCAGATGTTCGGACACTGGCACTACACCCATTACTACTATTCCCAGGTGCAGTACCGGCTGGGCGATGACAAATGGTCGAAATATTTTTCGACGATCTCAAAGCAGATCATGGCTCAACAGTCTGCCAACGGTTCCTGGAAAGAAGGGCACGTGGGCCCGGTCTACGTGACCGCGATCAACTCAACCATTCTGCTGCTGGATAACGGCTACCTCCCGATCTATCAGCGCTAA
- a CDS encoding Hsp20/alpha crystallin family protein, translating into MSESNPENSGIPPVERVRQEVDRWLEVVRNTGERTLESLGITGGNRTSNLPVDMIELPNEIVVQVDLPGVSAETVDVSLAGNMLTITATRQRQEFTGDARVHVRERFAGQYQRAIPLPAAVNDEGVKAETRDGLLTITLKKAVPGPGRSIPVSRGNGGTV; encoded by the coding sequence ATGAGTGAGTCTAACCCTGAAAACAGCGGCATTCCCCCGGTGGAACGAGTTCGTCAGGAAGTCGATCGCTGGCTGGAAGTTGTTCGCAACACCGGCGAACGGACGCTGGAATCGCTGGGAATCACAGGGGGAAACCGCACGTCAAACCTCCCCGTGGACATGATTGAGCTGCCGAATGAAATTGTTGTGCAGGTGGACCTACCTGGGGTCAGTGCTGAAACGGTCGATGTGAGTCTTGCGGGGAACATGTTGACGATCACGGCAACTCGCCAGCGACAGGAGTTCACGGGTGACGCCCGGGTCCATGTCCGTGAGCGTTTCGCCGGACAATATCAAAGGGCCATTCCATTACCCGCCGCAGTGAATGACGAAGGGGTGAAAGCCGAAACGCGTGACGGCCTCTTAACGATCACGTTGAAAAAAGCCGTTCCCGGACCTGGTCGCTCGATTCCCGTTTCTCGCGGCAACGGCGGAACAGTTTAG
- a CDS encoding suppressor of fused domain protein, whose amino-acid sequence MAIIFRCDHCNTRYRVDLEKAGCRAKCRQCGRDLVVPDAKQSDHPVERPRVKKIRSVTKPVHPVDSRKRRKIADHIESTIGPIDFIFHELVSEYVQIDVYRVPPQTNHPYYTLVTSGMSELPMTVPDGAEALRYAELMLCLPRTWNLGMDDFRDERHYWPIRLLKVLARLPHEFQTWLGPGHSVPNGVPPLTYASNTHFCGAVLMPPLSPPTRFRTLDMGDDEEIHFYAVIPLYADEMECKVQKGMNYLIDRLDRAEVNEVIDIQRKNTCKKSWFDW is encoded by the coding sequence ATGGCGATCATTTTCCGCTGTGATCACTGCAATACTCGGTACCGAGTGGATCTCGAGAAAGCGGGTTGCCGTGCGAAATGCCGTCAGTGCGGTCGCGACCTCGTCGTCCCCGATGCCAAGCAGAGCGATCATCCGGTGGAACGACCGCGAGTCAAGAAAATTCGATCGGTCACAAAGCCCGTTCATCCGGTCGATTCCCGCAAACGCCGCAAGATCGCCGATCACATTGAATCCACCATCGGCCCCATCGACTTCATCTTTCATGAACTGGTCTCCGAGTACGTCCAGATCGACGTGTATCGCGTTCCTCCTCAGACCAATCATCCCTACTACACGCTGGTGACAAGCGGAATGTCAGAGCTGCCAATGACGGTTCCCGACGGTGCCGAAGCGTTGCGATATGCCGAACTGATGCTCTGCCTCCCTCGAACCTGGAACCTGGGAATGGATGACTTCCGGGATGAGCGGCATTATTGGCCGATCCGCCTGCTGAAGGTCCTCGCTCGTCTGCCACACGAATTTCAGACCTGGCTGGGGCCGGGGCATTCGGTGCCCAACGGCGTCCCCCCGTTGACGTACGCCTCCAACACACACTTCTGCGGGGCCGTACTGATGCCCCCCCTCAGCCCGCCAACACGTTTTCGCACTCTCGACATGGGTGATGACGAGGAAATCCATTTCTATGCTGTCATTCCGCTGTACGCCGATGAGATGGAATGCAAAGTCCAGAAAGGGATGAACTACTTGATCGACCGGCTCGACCGCGCCGAAGTGAACGAAGTGATTGATATCCAACGCAAAAATACCTGCAAGAAGAGCTGGTTCGACTGGTAG
- a CDS encoding RHS repeat-associated core domain-containing protein, with protein MLCPRVCAHAGNRTSLRDGSGITTSTYDNANRTRYSQTLSGRTTYVFDNAGNQVKERLPSGQITTSTWDADQRQVQVALPAGEVVTFVWAPVTRVGDQRVISRDDGTNTTRLIWDNQNFIQEVDDLNAVDADYTYQPQPYGHLVSDRRSGTSSFYRYDAIQSTTALTNSAGTTTDEFRYKAYGPVLYHTGTSDTPYQYVGDLGYRQDPDTGSLNLRERMYDPKTGRFESEDPLREDAGDSNFYRYVANDPINSSDPSGLDADLRFQSNPAIKGAPIFIRNSEGGRLDGYVGNYVTNGQSGQSMVWRMVNGKAYCLPFSQLVITARGGYIYETRDWDDKFELEGKLCSPDTGKLLPRPSISQPAPSPAICVPSKPSRVEIVPGLNRYKFPEPSNSATDGNCAPLGRKDCEASYWLKSDRDDMLASIEQFSKEAVSLGIDVTPIIGSLKQIVDTVSGKDSLTDREFSSFENSLNAAMAPLFFVPPAVRKWLARKLLPILQRLRGLIGGKCSSPAAKKALAKLDDFIKTLEGGSSNPLIDSGIHKLDDAPSNRSQRLTDLSKDLDHGGKITPKTTREAEYILEAEDAGILKGAKRPCGPEKGDFVDANGRAIDVKFTDPESPRGLSYVNKKTGVSGMQTFFEKTKKAIASGEFQLLDSRNLTADQLKEIRAWISSNGFTADQIRIWP; from the coding sequence ATGCTATGTCCCCGGGTATGTGCTCATGCGGGAAACCGGACCTCGCTGCGGGACGGTTCTGGAATCACCACCAGCACCTACGATAACGCGAATCGGACCCGGTACAGCCAGACGTTAAGCGGTCGCACAACTTATGTCTTTGACAATGCCGGGAACCAAGTCAAGGAACGCTTGCCGTCAGGACAGATTACGACCTCGACCTGGGACGCCGATCAGCGACAGGTCCAAGTGGCCTTGCCAGCGGGTGAAGTGGTCACATTCGTCTGGGCTCCGGTGACGCGAGTCGGAGACCAGCGAGTCATCTCGCGAGACGACGGAACGAACACTACTCGATTGATCTGGGACAACCAGAACTTCATTCAGGAAGTTGACGATCTGAACGCGGTGGACGCGGACTACACCTACCAGCCACAGCCTTATGGGCATCTGGTGAGCGACCGTCGCTCGGGCACCAGCAGCTTCTACCGCTACGACGCCATCCAATCCACCACTGCACTCACAAATAGCGCCGGTACAACAACCGACGAGTTCCGCTACAAGGCCTACGGTCCGGTCCTGTACCACACCGGAACCAGTGATACGCCGTACCAGTACGTGGGCGATCTGGGCTACCGTCAGGACCCGGATACAGGATCACTCAACCTCCGGGAACGCATGTACGATCCCAAGACCGGGCGATTCGAGTCCGAAGACCCGCTCAGGGAAGACGCGGGAGACTCCAACTTCTACCGCTATGTCGCCAATGATCCGATCAACAGCAGTGATCCCAGCGGGTTGGACGCCGATTTGCGGTTTCAAAGCAATCCGGCAATCAAAGGCGCCCCAATCTTCATTCGCAATTCTGAAGGGGGCAGGCTGGATGGGTACGTTGGAAACTACGTGACAAACGGTCAGTCGGGACAATCGATGGTCTGGCGGATGGTCAATGGAAAAGCTTACTGCCTTCCATTTTCTCAATTGGTGATTACCGCACGTGGCGGGTACATCTACGAGACTCGCGACTGGGATGATAAGTTTGAGTTGGAAGGAAAACTGTGCAGTCCGGATACGGGAAAACTCCTTCCTCGGCCGTCAATTTCCCAACCCGCCCCTTCACCGGCGATTTGCGTTCCAAGCAAGCCCTCCCGTGTCGAGATCGTACCCGGCCTTAATCGATACAAATTTCCTGAACCTTCAAATTCAGCTACAGATGGCAATTGCGCCCCACTGGGACGCAAGGACTGCGAAGCCTCTTACTGGTTAAAGTCAGACCGCGATGACATGTTGGCGAGCATCGAACAGTTCTCGAAAGAGGCGGTGTCGCTCGGCATTGATGTGACTCCCATCATCGGAAGTTTGAAGCAGATCGTCGACACAGTCTCGGGCAAGGATTCCCTTACGGATCGCGAATTCAGTTCGTTCGAAAATTCTCTCAATGCGGCGATGGCGCCATTGTTTTTTGTGCCACCGGCCGTACGCAAGTGGCTGGCGAGAAAACTCTTACCAATTCTGCAGCGGCTCCGAGGATTGATCGGAGGAAAATGCTCGTCGCCTGCCGCGAAGAAGGCTTTGGCAAAACTCGATGATTTCATCAAAACGCTTGAGGGTGGCTCGAGTAATCCACTGATTGACTCCGGTATACACAAGCTGGATGATGCGCCAAGCAACAGATCCCAGCGTTTGACAGACCTCTCGAAAGACTTGGACCACGGTGGCAAAATTACGCCAAAGACCACACGTGAGGCAGAGTACATCCTTGAAGCAGAAGATGCAGGGATTTTGAAAGGTGCCAAGCGGCCTTGCGGACCAGAAAAAGGAGATTTCGTCGATGCAAACGGACGAGCAATCGACGTGAAATTCACCGATCCAGAATCTCCCCGAGGTCTTAGCTATGTCAACAAAAAGACTGGCGTTTCAGGAATGCAAACCTTTTTCGAGAAGACGAAAAAGGCAATCGCATCAGGCGAATTCCAACTTCTCGATTCACGTAACTTGACGGCCGATCAACTAAAGGAAATCCGTGCTTGGATAAGCTCAAATGGTTTTACGGCAGACCAAATTCGGATTTGGCCATAA
- a CDS encoding pentapeptide repeat-containing protein: protein MNGEQITSRLAAHLKWLSNEFDESGQRFVEDGVDFIGGDWSNHSMSCAILFDSRFDDCDLHAVDFFQAELQGSTFNRANLQNANLSKANLDGCVFNEASMEQVSAMRLLSTDVDFVATSLVDSDLRLSTFIRGDFSRANLTGANLEGCTFDECRFCDSDLTGVKGLESVNVESKIVVGPGDSPVELMGDVATEWMRSQSRR, encoded by the coding sequence ATGAATGGTGAGCAAATCACGTCTCGGCTGGCTGCACATCTAAAGTGGTTAAGCAATGAATTCGACGAAAGCGGCCAACGATTCGTTGAGGATGGCGTTGACTTCATCGGAGGCGATTGGAGCAACCATTCCATGAGTTGTGCAATTCTTTTTGATTCGAGATTTGACGATTGCGATTTGCATGCCGTCGATTTTTTTCAGGCTGAACTTCAGGGTTCGACCTTTAATCGGGCTAATCTGCAAAATGCAAATCTTTCGAAAGCGAACTTAGATGGATGCGTTTTTAATGAAGCTTCGATGGAGCAAGTTTCTGCGATGAGGCTTTTGTCAACAGATGTGGACTTTGTTGCCACGTCACTCGTTGATAGCGACTTGCGGCTTTCGACCTTCATTAGGGGAGACTTCAGCCGGGCGAACCTCACAGGGGCTAATCTTGAAGGTTGCACTTTTGACGAATGCAGGTTTTGTGATTCGGATCTGACAGGAGTCAAAGGACTGGAGTCCGTCAATGTGGAGTCAAAGATTGTCGTCGGACCGGGTGATTCACCCGTCGAGTTAATGGGTGATGTGGCGACTGAATGGATGAGAAGTCAAAGCAGAAGATGA
- a CDS encoding AI-2E family transporter, translated as MTTNVSEPNLETIRRSLRTLTTFVVILSVCVAGAVLTALRSVVTPLLTGLLLLLLVSPFASMLDARGVPRWITYVLLLILGVVGVMGVAQLIERQGNQLMDKLPEYKKRSSAALDQYARTFGFANKDGHFDSGRFGLSDVLPVSQEQVVSPIVRTAMEVLELCTMALFYLLFGLAESQHFSKRLERSLSDESASELRAIIDSIQTDIWRYLWTKTAVSVGLGLTTAALGWQFSLDFWLLWGFLMFLANYITYIGSIIALIPPILIAFVQFESLSAAVALAVLLTVIRLIWIDYAEMRFSGKQVNVSPVLVLFGVALMGWMWGAIGMLLAVPLLTVARVILGNFPQTRYVASLISDVEA; from the coding sequence ATGACGACGAATGTTTCGGAGCCAAATCTGGAAACGATTCGCAGATCCCTGCGGACGCTCACGACGTTCGTTGTGATCCTGTCGGTCTGCGTTGCTGGCGCCGTACTCACCGCCCTTCGATCAGTTGTGACACCCTTGTTGACTGGCTTGCTGCTGTTGTTGCTGGTCAGCCCCTTTGCGTCGATGCTCGACGCTCGTGGTGTCCCTCGGTGGATCACGTACGTTTTGCTCCTGATCCTCGGTGTGGTCGGAGTCATGGGGGTCGCGCAACTGATTGAGCGGCAGGGAAATCAGTTGATGGACAAACTCCCCGAGTACAAGAAGCGATCGAGTGCGGCCCTGGATCAGTACGCTCGAACATTTGGATTCGCTAACAAAGATGGGCACTTTGACAGCGGCCGATTCGGGCTCTCAGACGTGCTACCGGTATCACAAGAACAGGTTGTCAGTCCAATCGTGCGGACCGCCATGGAAGTCCTTGAATTGTGCACGATGGCTTTATTTTATCTCTTGTTTGGGCTGGCGGAATCTCAACACTTTTCCAAGCGGCTGGAGCGCAGCCTTTCGGATGAATCAGCCTCCGAACTTCGCGCGATCATCGATTCAATCCAGACCGACATCTGGCGTTACTTGTGGACCAAGACAGCAGTCAGCGTTGGCCTGGGACTAACAACAGCAGCGCTGGGATGGCAATTCTCCCTCGACTTTTGGCTGCTGTGGGGGTTTCTGATGTTCCTGGCGAACTACATTACATACATCGGATCCATCATTGCACTGATACCACCAATTCTGATTGCCTTCGTCCAATTTGAAAGCCTCTCTGCTGCAGTCGCACTTGCGGTTTTGCTGACGGTCATACGCCTCATCTGGATCGACTACGCCGAAATGCGATTTTCAGGGAAGCAGGTGAATGTCAGCCCCGTGCTTGTGCTGTTTGGCGTCGCACTTATGGGCTGGATGTGGGGAGCAATCGGCATGTTACTCGCGGTCCCTCTTCTCACTGTCGCCCGTGTCATTCTCGGAAATTTTCCGCAGACGCGATATGTTGCCAGCCTAATCAGCGATGTGGAGGCGTAG
- a CDS encoding RNA polymerase sigma factor yields the protein MPTTDAEDVRCCLEGNPEAFRNLVTRYQQPLCKHVSVKLANQTDVAEAAQETMVRAYFSLAKLRRADSFLAWLFGISDRVVAEIHRRQRRLHANADLDSIPSHAVVESVTDHNSDDLIKQAVAELPEPYRDVILRRFYGGQSCHVIATQLGIPLATVTSRLSRAYAMLRSSLRTLKLEERL from the coding sequence ATGCCAACGACCGATGCCGAGGACGTACGATGTTGTTTGGAAGGAAATCCGGAAGCCTTTCGAAATCTCGTCACTCGGTATCAGCAACCGCTGTGCAAGCATGTGTCCGTTAAGCTGGCGAATCAGACCGATGTGGCGGAGGCCGCTCAGGAAACCATGGTTCGAGCGTATTTCAGCCTGGCGAAATTGCGCCGAGCCGATTCGTTCCTGGCCTGGTTATTTGGGATCTCCGATCGAGTCGTGGCCGAAATCCACCGACGTCAACGTCGCCTGCACGCGAATGCGGATCTCGACTCAATCCCGAGTCACGCCGTCGTGGAATCTGTCACCGACCACAATTCCGACGATCTGATCAAGCAAGCCGTTGCGGAACTGCCCGAACCGTACCGGGACGTCATCTTGCGGCGTTTTTATGGCGGTCAATCGTGTCACGTCATCGCAACCCAACTTGGAATCCCGCTAGCGACAGTCACAAGTCGCTTATCAAGGGCCTATGCCATGTTGCGATCGTCTCTGCGAACTCTGAAACTCGAGGAACGATTATGA
- a CDS encoding type IV toxin-antitoxin system AbiEi family antitoxin domain-containing protein, translated as MSVEHHSEESRPISAALDHFRAHGGVLRTRDALEAGIHPRTLYALRDSGRIELLSRGLYRLADAPSLGNPDLVTVALKIPNGVLCLISALAWHELTTQIPHEICVAIPRGAEPPRLSYPPVRHFWFSGTAYSEGIETHLVDGVPVRVYSREKTLADCFKYRNRIGLDTVLEALKTYRHQDRVNVESLLHYAEICRVNRVIRPYLEAVM; from the coding sequence ATGAGCGTCGAACACCATTCCGAAGAATCCCGCCCGATCTCGGCGGCGCTGGACCACTTCCGCGCCCACGGCGGGGTGCTCCGCACGCGCGATGCTCTGGAGGCCGGTATTCATCCCCGGACACTGTACGCTCTGCGTGATTCCGGTCGGATCGAACTGCTCAGTCGGGGGCTGTACCGACTGGCGGATGCTCCGTCGCTTGGCAATCCTGACCTGGTCACCGTCGCTCTCAAGATTCCCAACGGTGTGCTCTGTTTGATCTCGGCGCTCGCCTGGCATGAACTCACCACCCAGATTCCCCACGAAATCTGTGTCGCCATTCCCCGAGGGGCAGAACCACCACGGCTGTCCTATCCGCCCGTGAGGCATTTCTGGTTCAGCGGTACAGCCTATTCGGAAGGGATCGAAACGCACTTGGTCGACGGAGTCCCCGTTCGCGTCTACAGCCGCGAGAAGACACTGGCGGACTGCTTCAAGTACCGGAATCGAATCGGCCTCGACACCGTGCTGGAAGCCCTCAAGACCTACCGCCACCAGGACCGCGTCAACGTCGAGTCGCTCCTTCATTACGCGGAAATCTGTCGCGTGAATCGCGTCATCCGGCCCTATCTGGAGGCCGTAATGTGA